The following proteins are co-located in the Bacillus pumilus genome:
- a CDS encoding MFS transporter: MELKWYKAIIVIFTMSGISISTWFSRTPEVRDLLQANTGTMGLILLGLSVGSIVGLVLSNIFVRKKGGRVAIVISAFLMFTGFMTLATGSTLSSTLVVTAGLFLFGAGSGMCNVAMNLEGTEIEYNIRKTILPILHASFSIGTLIGAGAGILFIHLGVSVLIHLLIIAILFFLSILICTRFIPHGTGKDHLEKQTKTVDGSHAAWLNKRTISLAMIALCLAFVEGSANDWIPLAMVDGYQVSHSISTVIYALFLCGMISGRLISGRLIDRFGRVLLLRVAIFSAAAGLLLVILKISLVVCMISIFLWGLGASLGFPLTISAAGDDSRYAVKRVSIVTLSGYTASLSGPPILGLLANEVGLLHAFIFVLFAICIAGIFTKAVAKPHSLHSH, encoded by the coding sequence ATGGAATTAAAGTGGTATAAAGCGATTATTGTCATTTTTACGATGTCTGGGATCTCCATCTCTACATGGTTTTCACGGACACCGGAAGTCAGAGATCTATTACAAGCGAATACAGGGACAATGGGTCTTATTTTACTTGGCTTATCTGTTGGTTCTATTGTTGGACTTGTCCTTTCCAATATATTCGTTCGTAAAAAAGGCGGACGAGTGGCCATTGTGATCAGCGCTTTTTTGATGTTCACTGGATTCATGACTCTCGCCACTGGTTCAACGCTCTCTTCTACCCTTGTGGTCACTGCCGGTCTTTTTCTTTTTGGAGCGGGCTCAGGCATGTGCAATGTGGCCATGAACTTAGAAGGGACGGAAATTGAGTACAACATCAGGAAAACCATCCTGCCTATTTTGCACGCTTCCTTCAGCATTGGCACGTTAATCGGTGCAGGTGCTGGGATTCTCTTTATCCATCTAGGGGTATCTGTGTTGATTCATCTTCTGATCATTGCCATTCTTTTCTTTCTCAGCATTTTGATTTGTACACGGTTTATTCCCCACGGGACAGGAAAGGATCATCTTGAGAAGCAAACAAAAACAGTTGATGGTTCTCATGCGGCATGGCTGAACAAACGGACGATATCTCTTGCGATGATCGCCTTATGTCTTGCATTTGTAGAAGGCTCTGCAAATGATTGGATTCCACTTGCGATGGTAGATGGCTACCAGGTTTCACATTCCATAAGTACCGTCATCTATGCTTTATTTTTATGCGGGATGATTAGTGGACGACTGATTAGCGGACGTTTAATTGATCGCTTTGGCAGGGTGTTATTGCTAAGAGTCGCTATTTTTTCAGCTGCTGCAGGACTATTGTTAGTCATTTTAAAGATTTCACTCGTAGTGTGTATGATATCCATCTTTTTATGGGGACTTGGCGCTTCTTTAGGCTTCCCACTGACCATTTCGGCAGCTGGGGATGATAGCCGCTACGCCGTCAAACGCGTCAGCATTGTGACCTTATCTGGTTACACAGCCTCCCTTTCTGGGCCACCAATTTTAGGACTGCTCGCCAATGAGGTAGGACTGCTTCATGCCTTTATATTTGTTCTATTCGCTATTTGTATTGCGGGAATCTTTACAAAAGCTGTAGCAAAACCTCATTCATTACATTCTCACTGA